The Lutibacter sp. Hel_I_33_5 genome has a window encoding:
- a CDS encoding LytTR family DNA-binding domain-containing protein gives MLKAVIVDDEPKAIQSFSWELSNFNKEIEVVATFSEPEKALLYLKDTEIDCLFLDIEMPTMDGFQLLEKLERKDFAVVFTTAYNEYAIKALKNEAIDYLLKPIDAEDLEKAIEKIKKHRLRNFNPEKFERFLLEFNENKTHKKITISTDGKLLFLEQDDILFAVSDGNYSTLHLQNNKKIVLTKQLKEVSKILPEKAFFRIHNSYIINLNKIKEFIKTDGYVILENNHKIPVSRQRKSELLEKF, from the coding sequence ATGTTAAAAGCTGTTATTGTAGATGATGAGCCAAAGGCGATTCAGAGTTTTTCTTGGGAATTATCTAACTTTAATAAAGAAATAGAAGTTGTTGCTACTTTTTCTGAACCCGAAAAAGCTTTGTTATATTTAAAGGATACAGAAATAGACTGTTTATTTTTAGATATTGAAATGCCTACTATGGATGGTTTTCAATTATTAGAAAAATTGGAGAGAAAAGATTTTGCAGTCGTTTTTACAACAGCATATAATGAGTATGCAATTAAAGCTTTAAAAAATGAAGCTATCGATTATTTATTAAAACCTATTGATGCTGAAGATTTAGAAAAAGCAATCGAAAAAATAAAAAAACATCGATTAAGAAACTTTAATCCAGAAAAATTTGAACGTTTTCTTTTAGAATTTAATGAAAATAAAACGCATAAAAAAATTACTATTAGTACTGATGGAAAATTACTATTTTTAGAACAAGATGATATTCTATTTGCAGTTTCGGATGGTAATTATAGTACGCTTCATCTTCAAAATAATAAAAAAATTGTCTTAACAAAACAATTGAAAGAAGTAAGTAAAATATTGCCAGAAAAAGCGTTTTTTAGAATCCATAATTCTTACATCATCAACCTAAATAAAATAAAAGAATTTATAAAAACCGATGGGTATGTAATTCTAGAGAACAATCATAAAATACCTGTTTCTAGACAGCGTAAATCTGAACTATTAGAAAAGTTTTAA
- a CDS encoding sensor histidine kinase, whose protein sequence is MSNFKNFLLSSTHENGFLLFTLGIVFILTIYNFILFFQNKNKAYIYYATYTLLIFLAYFTETKNDFLDNLTSPIKPFFELTHQFWVWLYNIVYFFFVFRFLNFKKHFPKHTKVISYLLFSLIFVALFSVVYGLFQKNTDLLDSAYLFIYIPIIVTLTLYSFGLLIKVKEKAKYYILIGSLVLFISSILIILIHDVKIIDNPEIGFLIFYSGVIIENMFFSLGLGQRHKLIIQEKNTANSKLVLKLQENEHLKEKVNLQLQEKIDALNQQITLKKQIEDLKLETLRSQMNPHFIFNALNSIKQYIVDNDPKLAAHYLTKFSKLIRKILEATATKEITLEEELETINLYVTIENIRFSNQIDFTIENNADSNTCAIKVPPLILQPFLENSIWHGLSSKKGNKKIRLIINQPNNRFLEILIIDNGVGRKASQKINKSKSIQRKSVGINLTKERLENFTTSFKNKYSIEYEDVEEENEFGTKVILRIPLI, encoded by the coding sequence ATGTCAAATTTTAAAAATTTTCTACTTTCCTCTACACATGAAAACGGTTTTCTACTCTTTACTCTTGGAATCGTATTTATTTTAACCATCTATAATTTTATTCTTTTTTTTCAGAATAAAAACAAGGCTTATATTTATTATGCAACCTATACGTTATTAATCTTTTTAGCCTATTTCACTGAAACAAAAAATGATTTTTTAGACAACTTAACTTCACCCATAAAACCCTTTTTTGAGTTAACACATCAGTTTTGGGTTTGGTTATATAATATTGTATATTTTTTCTTTGTTTTTCGTTTTTTGAATTTCAAAAAACACTTTCCAAAACATACAAAAGTCATTAGTTATTTACTTTTTAGTTTAATATTTGTTGCTCTATTTTCTGTCGTTTATGGATTATTTCAAAAAAATACAGACTTACTAGATTCTGCCTATTTATTTATATACATTCCAATAATTGTTACGCTAACATTATATTCTTTTGGTTTACTTATTAAGGTAAAAGAGAAAGCAAAATATTATATTTTAATAGGTTCTTTAGTATTATTTATTTCATCAATTTTAATAATTTTAATTCATGATGTTAAAATTATAGACAACCCAGAAATAGGGTTTTTAATTTTTTATTCTGGTGTAATTATAGAAAACATGTTTTTTTCTTTAGGATTAGGACAAAGACATAAATTAATTATACAAGAAAAGAACACAGCAAATTCTAAACTCGTTTTAAAATTGCAAGAAAACGAACATTTAAAAGAAAAAGTAAATCTACAATTACAAGAAAAAATTGATGCGCTAAACCAACAAATTACATTAAAAAAACAAATAGAAGATTTAAAATTAGAGACCTTAAGATCTCAAATGAATCCGCATTTTATTTTTAATGCGTTAAACTCTATCAAACAATATATTGTAGATAATGATCCTAAATTGGCTGCTCATTATCTTACAAAATTTTCAAAGTTAATTCGTAAGATTCTAGAAGCCACAGCAACTAAAGAAATTACTTTAGAAGAGGAATTAGAGACCATAAATTTGTATGTTACCATAGAAAACATTCGTTTTTCTAATCAAATTGATTTTACCATAGAAAATAATGCAGATTCTAATACATGTGCTATTAAAGTTCCGCCGCTTATTTTACAACCGTTTTTAGAAAACTCGATTTGGCATGGTTTATCTTCTAAGAAAGGAAATAAAAAAATCAGGTTAATTATAAATCAACCGAATAATAGGTTTTTAGAAATTTTAATTATTGATAACGGAGTGGGTAGAAAAGCATCCCAAAAAATTAATAAAAGTAAATCTATTCAAAGAAAATCGGTAGGGATAAATTTAACAAAGGAACGATTAGAAAACTTTACAACTTCGTTTAAAAATAAATATTCTATAGAATATGAAGATGTAGAAGAAGAAAATGAATTTGGAACTAAAGTAATATTAAGAATTCCTTTGATTTAA
- a CDS encoding DUF3109 family protein: protein MFQLGKTIVSEDIIEKDFVCNISACKGACCVDGEAGAPLEKEETKILEEIYPKIKPFLRKEGIDVIEKEGVWVTSEWGELETPLINNADCAYVIFDENKTALCGIEEAYNQGEIDWKKPLSCHLYPVRVKDYSEFSAVNYHKWEICDDACSLGKELQVPVYKFVKQALVRKFGQHWYDELEKVAEKHLNQRNS from the coding sequence ATGTTTCAACTAGGAAAAACTATTGTTTCTGAAGATATTATTGAGAAAGATTTTGTCTGTAATATATCCGCTTGTAAAGGAGCCTGCTGTGTTGATGGTGAAGCTGGAGCGCCTTTAGAGAAAGAAGAAACCAAAATTTTAGAAGAAATTTATCCGAAGATAAAACCTTTTTTACGTAAAGAAGGTATTGACGTTATTGAAAAAGAAGGTGTTTGGGTTACTAGTGAATGGGGAGAACTTGAAACTCCGTTAATTAATAATGCAGATTGTGCATATGTTATTTTTGACGAAAATAAGACAGCACTTTGCGGTATTGAAGAAGCATATAATCAAGGAGAAATTGATTGGAAAAAGCCTCTTTCATGTCATTTATATCCAGTTCGTGTAAAAGATTATTCTGAGTTTTCTGCGGTAAATTATCATAAATGGGAAATTTGTGATGATGCTTGTTCTTTAGGTAAAGAATTGCAAGTGCCCGTATATAAATTTGTGAAACAAGCGTTAGTTAGAAAGTTTGGACAACATTGGTATGATGAACTAGAAAAAGTAGCTGAAAAGCATTTAAATCAAAGGAATTCTTAA
- a CDS encoding MarC family protein, which produces MNFNFKEIITAFMVLFAVIDIIGNIPIIIDLRKKSGHIQSEKASLIAGIIMIVFLFLGKSLLNLIGIDVYSFAVAGAFILFFIALEMILGITLYKDDENTASVTTTVFPLAFPLIAGPGSLTTLLSLRAEFAIENIIIAVLLNVVFLYIVLKTSSKIERLIGANGIQIIRKIFGVILLAIAVKLFAANIKELF; this is translated from the coding sequence ATGAACTTTAATTTTAAAGAAATTATTACTGCATTTATGGTACTTTTTGCAGTGATTGATATTATTGGAAATATCCCAATTATTATAGATTTACGTAAAAAATCAGGGCATATTCAATCTGAAAAAGCATCATTGATTGCTGGTATTATTATGATTGTTTTCTTGTTTTTAGGAAAAAGTCTATTAAATTTAATTGGTATAGATGTGTATTCGTTTGCTGTAGCGGGTGCATTTATATTATTCTTTATTGCTTTAGAAATGATTTTAGGGATTACATTATATAAAGATGATGAAAATACTGCCTCAGTTACAACTACTGTTTTCCCTTTGGCTTTCCCTTTAATTGCTGGACCTGGAAGCTTAACCACATTACTGTCTTTACGAGCAGAGTTTGCTATCGAAAATATTATTATAGCTGTGCTTTTAAACGTTGTTTTCTTATATATAGTTTTAAAAACATCTTCAAAAATTGAACGATTAATTGGTGCAAACGGAATTCAGATAATTCGTAAAATATTTGGTGTCATACTTTTAGCTATAGCTGTAAAACTATTTGCAGCAAATATTAAAGAATTATTTTAA
- a CDS encoding NAD(P)/FAD-dependent oxidoreductase yields the protein MQEFDVLIIGGGVSGMQCALVLGSAKNKTFAIEKKIGIITHQRASQLQNALFNNVLGLNPGTLGGDILTEGKEQLLEMYPHINQIEKEKVLVIEDKNEGFIITTNKNVYFTKIAVLALNYAKPFTIKGLDDYLEPHKKASQKKDRVQLINKDHFIKSGLYCCGTIAGWRSQFAIASGSGASVATDILTLWNDGNHTKVHDKI from the coding sequence ATGCAAGAATTTGATGTTTTAATTATTGGTGGTGGAGTTTCGGGTATGCAATGTGCTTTAGTTTTAGGTTCTGCAAAAAATAAAACCTTTGCCATTGAAAAAAAGATTGGAATTATTACGCATCAAAGAGCTTCTCAACTCCAAAATGCACTTTTTAATAATGTTTTAGGATTAAATCCAGGAACTTTAGGAGGTGATATTTTGACAGAAGGAAAAGAACAACTTTTAGAAATGTATCCGCATATTAATCAAATAGAAAAAGAAAAAGTACTTGTTATTGAAGATAAAAACGAAGGTTTTATAATCACTACTAATAAAAATGTATACTTTACTAAAATAGCAGTTTTAGCTTTAAATTACGCGAAACCTTTTACCATAAAAGGCTTAGATGATTATCTAGAGCCTCATAAAAAAGCGAGCCAAAAAAAGGATAGAGTTCAATTAATAAATAAGGATCATTTTATAAAAAGTGGATTGTATTGTTGTGGAACAATTGCGGGTTGGCGAAGTCAATTTGCAATAGCTTCAGGAAGTGGTGCAAGTGTTGCTACCGATATTCTAACACTTTGGAATGATGGAAATCATACTAAAGTTCATGATAAAATCTAA
- a CDS encoding helix-turn-helix domain-containing protein, with amino-acid sequence MKLSTRIKELRKKKGLTQLDLSENSGLSLRTIQRIENDEVKPSVYSLKKIGEVLNKDFNLKNHTIMRNIFEKENRNYLIFLFGLISLSIGGYFYFSNELEDYVDIVDLKIESDNIEDFVPFQWDGYKEIVSLDSDKEIVIRLIYSNKDSASSKRLKKFDIKYTLTENSFGEDIRTIDNQLQKLTSIKF; translated from the coding sequence ATGAAATTAAGTACACGAATTAAAGAATTGAGAAAAAAGAAAGGTTTAACACAACTTGACCTTTCCGAGAATTCAGGGTTATCATTAAGAACAATTCAAAGAATTGAAAATGATGAGGTAAAACCTTCAGTTTATTCATTAAAAAAAATTGGTGAAGTACTTAACAAAGACTTTAATCTTAAAAACCATACGATTATGAGAAACATTTTTGAAAAGGAAAATAGAAATTACTTAATCTTTCTATTCGGACTAATTTCTTTGTCTATTGGAGGGTATTTTTATTTTTCAAATGAATTAGAAGACTATGTTGACATTGTTGATTTAAAAATTGAGTCTGATAATATTGAAGATTTTGTTCCGTTTCAATGGGATGGATATAAAGAGATTGTTAGTTTAGATTCAGATAAAGAAATTGTGATAAGACTGATATATTCTAACAAAGATTCGGCTTCCTCAAAGAGGTTGAAGAAGTTTGACATTAAATATACCTTGACAGAAAATAGTTTTGGGGAAGATATAAGAACAATTGATAATCAACTACAAAAGTTGACCTCAATAAAATTTTAA